Sequence from the Thermococcus nautili genome:
GAAACGAAGACCGTCAGCGAGAGCAAGCTTGCCGTCGTGCTGGCCCAGCCGAGGGTTACCTTCACCGACGCGAAGGAAATCCTTGACAGCGTGATGAGGCATCTCGGCTTCGAATACGAGCTTGAAGAGGTCGAGCACCCGAGCTTCATCCCCGGCAGGGTTGGAACGGTAATCGTAAACGGCCAGACCATTGGCGTAATCGGCGAAATTCACCCAGCGGTTTTAGAAAAGTGGGGAATCGAGATGCCCGTTGCGGGCTTCGAGCTGTTCCTAAGGCCCCTCTACACGGAGCCCTACCTTTAGTCCCTCTTTTTCCTCTTCTCAAGGAGGGCGCACATGAGCTCGAAGTTTGTAACACTTATGAGCACCTCAACGTCAAAGACTTCCTCCATTCTCTCACCCCAATTTTAGGTTCTCGTGCCTCTTTATCAAGTTTGCTGGAATTTTTTCGTATTTCGTTCGAATTTTGAGTTTACAAAAGTCAAGAAAGTTGGAGGATTTTCGGGGAAGGCTTTTTATACCCTCCGCTGAAGCGCCAACCATGAAGCTGGCTCTCCGCGTGGCCTACGACGGAACGGCATTCTACGGCTTTCAAAGACAGCCCGGAGTGAGGACGGTAGAGGGGGAACTCATCCGCGTTTTGACCAAACTAAAAATCATCGAAAGCCCGGAAGAGAACGACTTTAAAGGTGCCTCGCGGACGGACCGCGGAGTTTCCGCGTTCTTCAACGTGGTTTCGTTCGTTCCCGGCGAGAGGAGTGACCTGGCGAGGCCAGAGGTGCTGAATCACCATCTCCGAGATGTCTGGGTTCTCGGCGTTGCCGAGGTTCCCGCTGACTTCCACCCGAGGTTCTGGGCGACCTCGAAGACCTACCGCTACTACCTCGTCGATGAGGGCTTCGACCTTGAGAAAATTCGTGAATGCGCCAAGCTCTTCGAGGGAACCCACGACTTCTCGGCTTTTGCGAAGCTTGAGCCGGGCAGGGACCCGATTAGGGAGATAACGCGCATCAGCATCGTTCCAAGACACGGCTACTACGTGGTTGAAATCACGGGCAAAAGCTTCCTCTGGGAGATGGTGCGGAGAATCGTCAACGCGCTCCGCTTCTGCGGACTCGGTCTCCTCGAGCAGGAGGACGTTAGGGCCATGCTCGCGGGGACTTACAGGAAGAAGGTTCCGCCCGCTCCTCCAGAGAACCTCGTTCTGTGGCATATAGAATATCCGGGCGTCGACTTCAAAACCGACGAGAAGGGCCTTGCCAAAGCTAAGCGCGACCTCTTCGAGCGCTACTCAAGAGCTCTGACGAGAGCGGCGCTTTTTGGTGACTGCCTCGTTGAGCTTTGATTCCTTGTCGTAGTACTTTCCGTAGTACTGTTTCAGAGCTTTCTGCCTCTCGATGAAGTGCGTGTAGAGAAGCGGGTCGTCGTCCGCGACGTCAACTATAACTGCCCTCATGCCCTTCTTCGGCCTCAAGGCCCTTCCTATGGTCTGTATCGTCATGATGTCGCTCTTCCCTCCTCCTGCGAGGATTATCGCAGAAATCTCAGGTATATCAACCCCTTCCTTGAGCAGGGTCGAGATTAAAACCGGAATCTCGCCGTTCTTGAAGGCCTCAAGGACCTCCCAGCGGTTCTGACTCTTGGAGCTGAGAAACTCGGCCTTTATTCCTTCTTTTTCAAGCATCTCCTTCAGGATTTTGCCGTGCTCTATGCGCTTTACGTCGATGAGAACGCGGTGGCCCTTTCTGACGAGCTCCTTGGCCTTTGCCACTATTGCCCTGTTCCTCTCGTCGTTGTTCATGACGACGTCCTCGTAGAGCTCCTTGTAGCGCTCGCTGAAGGACGGCATGCTCGACTCGTAGGTTATGACTTCAAAGCGGGGCTTGGCCAGGAAGCCCTCCCTTATCAGGTCCTCGGCCTTCACCTCGTAGATTATCGGGCCGACGACGGCCTCAATCTTTATCTCCTCACCGCGGACGCGCCTCCACGGTGTTGCCGAGAGCCCGAAGCGGTAAACTTGGGGAAGGCTTATTCCAAGCTGGTAAAATTTCTCGGCGGCGGAGGTCCTGTGACACTCGTCGAACATGACTATCGCGTAGTCGTTCTTCAGCTTGTCAACGCCCCTCGAAAGGAGGGTCTGTATCATGGCCACCGTTACGTTCTCCTCGTTCCACTTGTTGTCGCCGACGATTCCTGCTTTAACGCCGAGGAGCTCTTCAACCTTCTCGGCCCACTGGTAGAGGAGCTCCTTCGTATGGACGACGATGAGCGCTGAAAGGTCAAGCTCGTGGATTATCCTTAACCCGACAACCGTCTTTCCGCTCCCGACCGGCAGAGCTAAAACGCCCATCTTCTCCTTCAGGGCTTTCCTAACGGCCCTTTGCTGATAGCGCCTCAGGGAGTAGTCCTCGTTCCACGTTGAGTTGAGTTTAACCCCGCGAACCTGCCGTTCGTCCTTGATTCTAACGCGGTAGCCCTTGCTGTTGAGGAACTTCTTGACCCTCGGAAGCAGACCGACGGGGAATGTCTTCTCGTAGGGGTCGTAGAGGCTCTCGGGCTTCTCCCATTTGCCGTAGTCCTTCTTGTAGGTGAGCAGGTCGTAGATTTTGAAGTAGACGCTCGGCTCCGCCTTCTCGACCTTAACCAGTGCCGAACCGTCTGGAATCCTGAGGACAACCACGGGCATGGCCAATCAAAGCGAGTGTGGAAAAAGGCTTTATAGACCTTTTGGAACAACGGCCTAAGGTGGTGGCATGCTGAGGGAAATTCTTCAAACCTTCGACGACCTGATTGTCATAAAGGAACCCGTGAGCAAGGAACTTGAGATAACGCGCTATCTGCTGAAGTACCGCGACAGGCCGGTTCTCTTCGAGGACGTTGACGGCTGGAAGGTCGCCGGAAACATCTGGAGCACCCGTGAGAGGATAGCCCGCTTCCTGAACACGAGCAGGGAACGCCTGATGCACGTCGTGGCGGACGCGATGGAGAATCCCTCCCCCTACAAAACCGTTAAAAGCGCCCCGTTCCTGAAGAACTCGACGGAGGACTTTTCCCTTCTTGAACTGCCTGTTCCGAAGTACTATCCCAAGGACGGCGGGCCATACTTCACCTCGGCGATGGTCATCGCAAAGGACGATAACGGCTTTGTCAACGTGTCCTTCCACAGGATGATGGTCAGGGACGAGAAGACCGTTGCGATAAGGCTCGTCCCTAGGCACCTCTACGCGATGTGGAAGGACAAGGCCGAGCACGGAGAAGAGCTTGACGTTAGAATCGTCGTCGGCAATCCCATTCACCTGCTCCTCGCAGGCGCTACCAGCACAGCCTACGGAATCAGCGAGCTTGAGATAGCATCGAAGCTGAGCGAGCTCGCCTTCGGGAAGCCGGTTGAGGTCGTTGAGCTGGGCGGAATTCCTGTGCCGGTCGAGAGCGAGTTCGTCTTCGAGGCGAAGATAACTCCGGAGCTGGTCGACGAAGGCCCGTTCGTGGATATAACAGGAACCTACGACTACGTGAGGAAGCAACCGCTGGTAGTCTTTGAGAAGATGTACCACGTTGACGACCCGATTTTCCACGCCCTCCTGCCAGGTGGCTACGAGCACTTCATGCTCATGGGCCTTCCAAAGGAGCCTCAAATATACGCGAGCGTCAAGCGCGTGGTTCCAAAGGTTCACGGGGTAAGGCTGACGGAAGGAGGTGCCATGTGGCTACACGCCGTTGTTTCGATAACCAAACAGCACGACGGCGACGGCAAGAACGCGATTTTGGCGGCCTTCGCCGGCCATCCGAGCCTCAAGCACGTCGTCGTCGTTGACGAGGACATAGACATCTACGATGACAGGGACGTTGAATGGGCGATAGCGACGCGCTTCCAGGCAGATAGGGACCTCGTGATAGTCCCCAACGCCCGCGGTAGCTCCCTTGACCCCTCGGCGGAGAAGAGCTTAACCGCCAAGTGGGGCATAGACGCGACGAAACCTCTCGATAGAAAAGAAGAGTTCGAGAGGGCTAAGCTTTAGCCCCCTCCGCTTTTCTCACAATCTTGCCCACCAGCAGGTCTATTATCTCCACCTTCTCGTAGAGGTACCAGAGGACGAGGAAGCTAAGCCCCGTCGAGAGGAACGGGTTGATTAAGTAGAGCGGACTGAGGGCGATGAAGACGGCGTAGCCGAGCAGGAACGCCGAGAGCGAGTAGAGAACCTTACCCGCTCCGAGCCTGTAAGTCGCGTAGAGGCCGGCAACCGCTATCGGAACTTCCCAGGGGACGAGTATGAACTTGCCCCAGAGGTGCCAGCCGAGCCTTGGAAAACCGTACCAGACGCCATTCGGGAGGAAGGGAATCCCTCCTGTGAAGAAGTCCGCGAGCAGGTGCAGGCCGTTGCCCAGAACTCCAAGCGGACCGAAGGGGAGCATGTAAATGAACGAGATGAAGCCGTGGTTGAAGAAGGTCCTCGTGAAGTCGCCGGTGATGAGAAGCATCTGAATGAAGCTGTAATCGGGTGCGGAGTTGGCTATGACGAATAGCCCGAGGAGCTTCCTGTTCCATCCCCTCCAGGTCCCTATGAGGTAGGCAACGAAGATGTGCATCGGGAGTAGCATTCGAACACCTCAGAATTCTTCGAAATTAAAACCTAAAAAGTTTTCTGAACAAAATTGAGAAGTTGAAAACAGAACGCAGTCACTTCACGAGGGTTAGGAAGATTTCTTCAAGGCTTGGTTCTTTCACCTGCATTGTCAGAATCTTTGCTCCCTGGGAAGCCACGTAATCGTGAAGCTCCTCGCGAATGTCCTCGGGCGAGACGACACGATACTTGTTCTCCCCGAGAGGAGCGACGTTCCATTCAGCAGAACTCCAGTCTACGGGCCTGTTCGTCTCGATGATGATTGTGTAGCCTGCCTTCTTGAGGAACTCGCGCTTGATGTTCTCAATGCTGTCCTCCAGCACAAGCTTGCCCTTGACGATGACGCCAACGGTATCGCAGACTTCTTCAACATGCGCGAGAATGTGGCTCGAAAAGAAGACAGTCTTTCCAGCCTTCCTCTGCTCTCTGATAATTTCCTTGAACTCGGCGATGCCAGTCGGGTCGAGGCCGGTCATTGGCTCGTCGAGGATGAGCAGTTCGGGGTCGTTTATCAGGGCCTGAGCGAGGAGAAGCCTTTGACGCATTCCCTTCGAGAATTTGCCGACTTTTTTATTCCTGACCTCCCAGAGGTTAACCATTTTGAGAATCTCCTCTGCCCTCTTTTCCCTCTCCACCTTGGGAATTCCGAAGGCCTTGCCGAGTACATCAAGGGTCTGCATGGGGGTTAAGAAATCCCAAAGAGTGGCGTGCTCGGGCATGTAGCCGATTTTGGCTTTGGTCTTTACGAGCTTGCCCTCGTTGAATTTTCCGTCTCTGAAGACTTCCTCGCCGAGGAGTTCTATTCTGCCCTCCTGAGGAAAGACGAGGCCGAGTAAGCTGAGGATTGTCGTGCTCTTTCCTGCTCCATTCGGCCCGAGGAATCCGTAAACGACTCCCCTTGGAACCCTCAGAGTGAGCCCATCTAGGGCCCTAACATCCTTATAGGCCTTGACTAGGTTCTCAACCGTAATCATAACCATCACCTCATGTCCATACGGAGGAAGCGCCAGGTCGCGATGCCGAGGTAGACCAGGGTCATAACGACGAGCAACGCAACGTTTACCGCCCGCTTCTTCATCGCTTGGTCGATTCCGGCGTATTCGACTTTGTAATCGGTGTAAGTGTGGGTTTCCCCATTGATTTCGACTGTTTTCGTTACCTCCTTGTAGTCGTTAACTGCGTCCAGGATAACGGAGAACTGGGAGCTGGGTGAGTAGAAGAGGTATTTTGTGTAGTAGTCGGCTTTGTAATCTAGAAGCTCCTGCATACTCGAATTCTCGGGGGCATGCTCCCCTGCCTTGTACATGACGAAGGCGGGGAGGAATATGTACAGTAAAAAGAACACACCCAGTGCAACGCCGAGGGACGTTCCAGACGAGCGGACGAAGGTCGATATTATGTAGCCTATGGCAATGAACTCCAGCATCGTTAGGAGGAGCAACAGGTTGAGCAGGAAGACGTCTGAGGTTATCTTTGAAATGGAAACACCAACCCACTGAAGACCAGCGAGGGTGACGAAGCTCGTGAGGAGCAGTGCAACGCCGAAGACAACGAGCTGCCCAACGTACTTCCCAAGGATGTACCCGAGCCTCGTCACGCTCTTGCTGAGGGCTATCCTGATTGTTCCATCCTCAATCTCCTTGTTTATCGCCCCGGCTCCAAAGACTATTGCCAGGATTCCCAGGAAGAAGAGTGCCGTTTTGCTTGAGAAGGTTATTATCGCCGCTATTGCTTCGAGTTCGTTTGTTATCCCCTCCTGTTTCATGTAGTAGAACGCTGGGATGTACAGGGCGATTATTATCGCCATTATAGCCCACAGTTTCTTTGTTCGCATTCCCTTCATGAACTCAAGTTGGAATCCCCAAAACACTGGGAGCACCTCCCTTACTCTCGGTGGAAACTAAAGACGGGAGTATAAAAATTTTGTCCTCAGAATAGGAATGAAATTAGAGTCCCCTAAGTTCAAGAACGAGTTCCGCCCTTGGGCAGTGCCTCTTCAGCCTGTTTAGAACCTCACCCTTACCCCCGAGGACGGGCCAAAGGATTGAGTCTATGTGGAGCGGTGGAATTTCGGTTTTCTCCGCAATCCTGTTCCAGAAGCTAACCGGCGGCTCGGTGGTGAAGTGTTTGGTGTAGGCGTTTATCCTCACGTCGTCCGGAATCTCGATGGCCATCGGGTAGGGAACGAAAGCGCTAAAGGCAATCCTCCCCGCGTAGCCGAACATCTTCACGGCGAAGACTATCGTTTTCGCACTCCTTTTGGCGTTCATAACCTTCGCGAGGTCGTCTCTAAGCCTTTCCATGCCGTTGAAGTAGTAATCCCTCAGCTCGTCCATCGAGAGAGACTCTAAGAAGGGCTCAACCCTCTCGATTCTCTTGAGCTTTCCGGCAACGAGACGCCTGTTGGTCTTCGAGTTGGGGAGAAACTGGGCGTAGGCCTCCGCTATATCTCTGGGTGGGTTCTCTGAAAAGTGCCTCGAGAACTCCCACCACCAGTCCTCGCCCTTCCCGCTCAGCTGGTAGCTGACGAGCGCGTTGGCTATAACAAGTTTGATGAAGAGTTCATCGTCCTTCAGGTTTTTCTGGAGGTTTTTGAGGGCATCGAACTGCAAATCAACCTTCTCCTCAATGGTTCTCGCGCAGTCGATGCCGAGCTCCCGCAGTATTTCCACGAGCCGGTTAACTTTCTCGTTGTCCTCTCTGTATTTTACCCTCACGAAGCGGTCGAGCGTCATAACAGACCCCCAACCTTGGTGTATATCCGCTTGGCCACCTCATACCATCTCTCAACGTCTTCCCGTCGGTAGTCCGTGAAAGGATTAAAACCGGGAGTGTAGTATCGGCTTCGGGTGTATTCCCTTTCAATTTCCGCTAGACTCGTGATTTCGTCGTCCGAAAGCGGGATTTTCGCCAAGGCGACAAGCTGACCCAGTTTGTGGGTCCTCACATCTATCCCTCTTGAGAGTAGAAGCGCTTTGAGGCTCTTTTCTATTGCCTGTTGAATATGGAACACGGCAAAGTTCAACCTTCCACTTTGAATCTCGTCGAGGGCGGCGTTTAGATGCTCTTCAGCCAGTTTATACGTCAAATCAGCTGGGCTATCTCCCATGAACTCGCCCCCTCCACGAGCTTTGGTTTGAGTTCCCTTATCTTCCTCCTGAGCTTGGACAGGAGCCGTTTCCATTCTTTCTCTCCGTAGAGGACACGATAGCCTGTGAGAACCCCCCATAGGAGCGGGTTAGTGGGTCTGAGCGAACCTTCATCAACCACGATGACGTCTATCGAGAAGCCGGTCTTGGTTTCGAACAGGAAAACCCCCTTCCAGAATTCGGGACTTTCGACTTTTTTCTTGGTGATGATTAGAAAGTCGTAATCGGAGTCATCTCTGGCCGTTCTCCTAGCTCTGGAACCGAACAGAAGCACGCACTCCAAATTTTTTCCGAAGTGCTCCTTGGCGAGCTCGACTACTTTATCCTCAACGTTCATGTTCTAACTTCCTCCCACGCTCCTTATCAACCTTTCCAGAAAGGCATTCTCGCTCACAACCTCGGCCCCGGTGTTCCTCGGAAGGCCGAGCTCGACCTTTGCCCTTATCCCGTGCTCCTTAAGGTGGTCGTTAAGCTCCGCTGAGAGCCTCTGGAACTCCGCCTTCAGGATTAGACCGTAAACGGTCGGCCCCCAGCTGCTCTGGCCTGCGCCGTAG
This genomic interval carries:
- a CDS encoding HEPN domain-containing protein, whose translation is MGDSPADLTYKLAEEHLNAALDEIQSGRLNFAVFHIQQAIEKSLKALLLSRGIDVRTHKLGQLVALAKIPLSDDEITSLAEIEREYTRSRYYTPGFNPFTDYRREDVERWYEVAKRIYTKVGGLL
- a CDS encoding UbiD family decarboxylase yields the protein MLREILQTFDDLIVIKEPVSKELEITRYLLKYRDRPVLFEDVDGWKVAGNIWSTRERIARFLNTSRERLMHVVADAMENPSPYKTVKSAPFLKNSTEDFSLLELPVPKYYPKDGGPYFTSAMVIAKDDNGFVNVSFHRMMVRDEKTVAIRLVPRHLYAMWKDKAEHGEELDVRIVVGNPIHLLLAGATSTAYGISELEIASKLSELAFGKPVEVVELGGIPVPVESEFVFEAKITPELVDEGPFVDITGTYDYVRKQPLVVFEKMYHVDDPIFHALLPGGYEHFMLMGLPKEPQIYASVKRVVPKVHGVRLTEGGAMWLHAVVSITKQHDGDGKNAILAAFAGHPSLKHVVVVDEDIDIYDDRDVEWAIATRFQADRDLVIVPNARGSSLDPSAEKSLTAKWGIDATKPLDRKEEFERAKL
- a CDS encoding ABC transporter ATP-binding protein, producing MITVENLVKAYKDVRALDGLTLRVPRGVVYGFLGPNGAGKSTTILSLLGLVFPQEGRIELLGEEVFRDGKFNEGKLVKTKAKIGYMPEHATLWDFLTPMQTLDVLGKAFGIPKVEREKRAEEILKMVNLWEVRNKKVGKFSKGMRQRLLLAQALINDPELLILDEPMTGLDPTGIAEFKEIIREQRKAGKTVFFSSHILAHVEEVCDTVGVIVKGKLVLEDSIENIKREFLKKAGYTIIIETNRPVDWSSAEWNVAPLGENKYRVVSPEDIREELHDYVASQGAKILTMQVKEPSLEEIFLTLVK
- a CDS encoding nucleotidyltransferase domain-containing protein, whose product is MNVEDKVVELAKEHFGKNLECVLLFGSRARRTARDDSDYDFLIITKKKVESPEFWKGVFLFETKTGFSIDVIVVDEGSLRPTNPLLWGVLTGYRVLYGEKEWKRLLSKLRRKIRELKPKLVEGASSWEIAQLI
- a CDS encoding DEAD/DEAH box helicase is translated as MVVLRIPDGSALVKVEKAEPSVYFKIYDLLTYKKDYGKWEKPESLYDPYEKTFPVGLLPRVKKFLNSKGYRVRIKDERQVRGVKLNSTWNEDYSLRRYQQRAVRKALKEKMGVLALPVGSGKTVVGLRIIHELDLSALIVVHTKELLYQWAEKVEELLGVKAGIVGDNKWNEENVTVAMIQTLLSRGVDKLKNDYAIVMFDECHRTSAAEKFYQLGISLPQVYRFGLSATPWRRVRGEEIKIEAVVGPIIYEVKAEDLIREGFLAKPRFEVITYESSMPSFSERYKELYEDVVMNNDERNRAIVAKAKELVRKGHRVLIDVKRIEHGKILKEMLEKEGIKAEFLSSKSQNRWEVLEAFKNGEIPVLISTLLKEGVDIPEISAIILAGGGKSDIMTIQTIGRALRPKKGMRAVIVDVADDDPLLYTHFIERQKALKQYYGKYYDKESKLNEAVTKKRRSRQSS
- the truA gene encoding tRNA pseudouridine(38-40) synthase TruA, producing the protein MKLALRVAYDGTAFYGFQRQPGVRTVEGELIRVLTKLKIIESPEENDFKGASRTDRGVSAFFNVVSFVPGERSDLARPEVLNHHLRDVWVLGVAEVPADFHPRFWATSKTYRYYLVDEGFDLEKIRECAKLFEGTHDFSAFAKLEPGRDPIREITRISIVPRHGYYVVEITGKSFLWEMVRRIVNALRFCGLGLLEQEDVRAMLAGTYRKKVPPAPPENLVLWHIEYPGVDFKTDEKGLAKAKRDLFERYSRALTRAALFGDCLVEL
- a CDS encoding ABC transporter permease subunit; amino-acid sequence: MFWGFQLEFMKGMRTKKLWAIMAIIIALYIPAFYYMKQEGITNELEAIAAIITFSSKTALFFLGILAIVFGAGAINKEIEDGTIRIALSKSVTRLGYILGKYVGQLVVFGVALLLTSFVTLAGLQWVGVSISKITSDVFLLNLLLLLTMLEFIAIGYIISTFVRSSGTSLGVALGVFFLLYIFLPAFVMYKAGEHAPENSSMQELLDYKADYYTKYLFYSPSSQFSVILDAVNDYKEVTKTVEINGETHTYTDYKVEYAGIDQAMKKRAVNVALLVVMTLVYLGIATWRFLRMDMR
- a CDS encoding N-glycosylase/DNA lyase translates to MTLDRFVRVKYREDNEKVNRLVEILRELGIDCARTIEEKVDLQFDALKNLQKNLKDDELFIKLVIANALVSYQLSGKGEDWWWEFSRHFSENPPRDIAEAYAQFLPNSKTNRRLVAGKLKRIERVEPFLESLSMDELRDYYFNGMERLRDDLAKVMNAKRSAKTIVFAVKMFGYAGRIAFSAFVPYPMAIEIPDDVRINAYTKHFTTEPPVSFWNRIAEKTEIPPLHIDSILWPVLGGKGEVLNRLKRHCPRAELVLELRGL